The genome window CTCGAGACATGTTCCTTTATTACCGTAAACAGTAGtaacatttgtttaaaactaCAGAAAGTCATACTTCTTACAAACAAaagcatttacagtatgtgtgaccAGTTAATGTCTTCAGCAGTAGAAATTGGGGCTTGGGGCTGAGAGCAAAACAGGCTGGGGAAGTTGAGAAGTATTGAGAGACGGACAATTGTTTGACGGTTTATATTTTATTCCGGTGTTAGAAACAGTTTCTCACTCTAATgattttagtcaatttaaagcAGATAAAGGACAACCTTAGTTTCATgtcattctttctctctcccctcatTTCCCGTCACTCCCATCTTTCACCATTTACTATCTAATTAAGACAAGCAGTGGCCAAAGGATacttaaaaatctaaaataaaagattCTTGCTGAAGGTTTGTGGGACTATTTACATcttgtaaagaagaacaagcACAGGAACAATGAAGTAAATTGGAGAATATTATAGTGCTCATATTTTGacaattttcaggttcataattgtatttagaggttatatcacaataggtttacatggtttaattttcaaaaaacaccatattttttgttgtactgcacgttgctgcagctcctcttttcaccctgtgtgttgagctctctgttttagctacagagtgaggcatcacccTTCTGtgccatctttgttgggagttgcacatgcgcagtagctagctACGGACTACTAGcaagtcagaagcagagtatgagggagtGCCATGCtggcagctaggcgagcattataacgtatgttacaaagtgatgcacgttcgTCAAGGAAGTGAAGGCTGGACtactgtttggagcagtttgggaACAGTTTTTTCTCTGGAAGATGGCCTTTGGGGGGGacttgggctttttcactttgtaaacctattacatgcacaaaaaagatatataacactaAATGGGaaggcaataaaacaaaaagcataatatgagcaccaGTTTTGGGAGTAATACGTTACAAAAGtaacacatttacagtaatgtattcctcttttgctgtaacgcagtaataACGCATTACTAATTAAATTTCGGTAATATTATAGCCGTTACAATCACAGCAATGCGAGTTACTACGCATTTTAACGCGACATGTAGCCtagtggtgttttgtttttttaaacacaacatctgtgtcccggTGTCGGTCAGGGCGGACAGTAGTGTGTCCGAGCTGCCGACACATAGAAACATGTCGGGAATTAATGTTGAGGCTTGCTACACGTaatatcatttcatttttagcAGTGGAGAGTAATGTGCCTGTAGAGGAAGGGCTTTGAATGACGACCAATAACGCTCGTCTTTTACTGTGACCATTTACTGTTTTGCAAACAAGAAAGTGACCAGACGGACACGTTTTGCATCTAGCGTCTCacgcatggatgtattaagagaactcTCACGTTCAGTAAGCTAGCTACAGTACACAAAAGACAAGTTCCGTGTATactccttcaaaataaaagcacttcctgtgacggttcgcggtaaaaaataaattaccggtaaaaaaataaagttgtgtaccttttcacatatcagatgtaaatcaagtactgtaaataatgtggACAGTGAGTTTTAATCATGCtatattttaacatttccttTAGAGTGTTTTAAACTGAACATGAATTTCTTATTaaagtgctttaaacaaacattttataacATTGCTGTACTTCGATAAAACTGTAGGTAGCCTActtttgagtattttcattctcCGACTTGCCTATTGTATGTTTTACGTTGTTCTTTAGCTGTCGTTACTTTGtatattcatattaattatacaaaatattatgaattagttatgatgtattaaagtggataaaaaggagactttattgatctggtggtgaaattcacacgctagctgccaagtcaaacttcccctgttattttggtgaaagtaactaaatgtgctgtatttatactcaaactcaaaagtaatgcaaaagcagtgtaatatattataattCAGAGacattaatattgtaatataacttaTTACtctgaaatgacagtaactagtaatccataatgtattacattgtagaagtaacttgcccaacactgaagAGCACTTTAACATGCACCACCGGAGCAAACATACTGATTAGGTTCCTTACTGATAAGAAGATTGTATAAAATCATTGAaatctaaaattaaatattttaaatgctttCTACCTTTTTAACTAGTTACAGTTGGACGTGTAATGCGTAACTTTGTTCACTTTTATGCCACTATAAGGTTAAGGTTTACTCACATCGAGCAGTTGATAAACACTGTTTGGATACAGAGGAAATGACATTCATTGGTTGAAAGATAATATGATTGAAACTATTGTTTTTGATGTTCATAGATATGTTCAAAGGAGGTAGTGTGTTGCAATCACAcaggaaagaggaaagagagagtgagggagagagagagagagagagagaaattgttCTTATAACAGCTAGTAGGCACTCCTTTTTTCATTATCTCTTGCTCCATTTCTCCCACACACAAGGCAAATAAAGCAGGTAAGAAGCAATCTCTTAGAATTGACATGCAAATGATTTAAAGCAGATTTCTTTAAACTGACTTTAGAAACTCAAATTGATCATAAATCCTAAACTTCTTGGCTACAGCAGATTCTACAAATCTGAACTTTATGAGCTTTTAATAAGGGAACCGCAACTGCTGCTATCGGTAATTTTGGCACAGCTTAACAGCACTGCTACTGAAGGTGTGTTCAGTGCAGGCATGCCGCTCATTCCAGCTGCATACTAACAGGTCCTGTCTAGATGTACATTCTGGCAGGGCCCTGGGGCCACAGGAAAAtaataacagattgctttctctGTAATCATTGCTAATACAATAcaagtcctgtgtgtgtgtgtgtgtgtgtgtgtgtgtgtgtgtgtgtgtgtaaagaagGTTGTTGGGACTCCATACTTATTTGCGGTAAAAAGCTGGTTCTTGTGTGCTTAACCATTAGAGTTTCTAGGGATAAGAAAGGTAAACATGTGGTGGTTAAGGTTAGTCTCCATCAAAATTAATGTAAGCCAATGCAATGTGCTCTTAAGTGACAAGTGTGTTTAGAGTAGTCAAAGAGACATGACAGATGCCAGCGTTACACTCACGTTGTTGCTTAAAACTACATTAAAGTTAAAATCTACAGTTGATATTTATAAGCTGCAAGATAGAATAGTTGAAACAAAACTAAGAAAATCTAAGGAAGGAAGTCTGTGGTCAGTGTGGGATGTGGACATCAGGCTGTCTGCGTTTTAGGCAACTGACATGTGAAATTCATATGCAATCATGCATGTTACACATTTTCACTCTTTCACAATGGTAAGGctttcattttatatttgtagTCCAGTttcagaagagaaaaaaatagccACAaaatctatgtatgcgtacggaagaggattaaggccacatgtgaaaaaatgtattgggttctgagtttaaagtaaGATATATGTGACTTAAATAAATGTCTACTGTGTTTCAGCTCATCACCTCAAGCGCCAATATGAATAGGACACAGATTCCTGTCCGACTTACCAGCCCGAACACCACCAGCTCTTGGCAGGACGACGCAGGCAGGGGAGTCCAAATGGCAGCTACACTGCTCATCTTCCTGGTAAGAAATTCTTTATGGCCCCAGAACCAGCCTGTGCAATAAATATTGTACAATATCACTGCACATAGGGctggaaatgtcaacaaatgGGCTGTGGTAAGGTACATAATAATAGTTGGGATTGATGCTGGGCGAtatagaaaaaaatcaaatatcacaatatttttgacaaaatacatcaaTATCGATAATGTGGCGATATTGTAGTGTGACTATTGATGATGCGttcacaattgtttttgttaaaaaatcaCCAATGTTcaggcgcccggatagctcagttggcaaAAGCGGGCGCTCATGTATAGAGGATTAGTTCTCGACTcagcgggccagggtttgactccaactCACATCTCCAtttgtcctgtcaaataaaggcctaaaaatgccccccccccccccccccccaagatttctttttaaattctttaaatAATCCCCAATAATGCcgatacaatgactaagtgagtaaaggcaaataacagaaaagcTAGAACGGTctagtaagttcagaaaatgacataactttactATAATGCATCCtctaaaaccaggaaaagaccacCAAAATTTAAGATGAATCTTGTCTCATATGTCGATGTCGATATagtatcaatatattgcccagccctagttggGATCATCTGTTGATTATGAAGTTTGAGGGCCACAAACTAGTGTTGTCAGTTAAAAATGGGTGCGCTCCTAACAAATcttaaagaatttttttttaatcaaaaacaaaatgttgagaGTTAGAGGAGAAGATCAATAGCTAATCTGTCTTTTTCCAAAGGTAAAATCCTTGATATGTCATTAATAAGACATTATACCTTGTTTGTTAAACTGCACCAAAgtgcttcatttaaaaaacaaagtcgTCGTCTGTGTTATGTGTAAGAGTATTTCTTATAATCTGGCACATAACTCCCTTATGGAAGCACACCTTGTCATTTCTATACTTTGGTTTTTGGATTGAGATATAACATGTTCATTGGTGATCTTTAGAGGAACTGGTTGATGGATGTTTAtgcctttggacagagccaggctagcagtTTCTAATTATTTAACAGACAGCGTggtaatatacagtctattgtATCGAccttatttgttttaaaagtctGGCATCCTGAAAGAATTGTTCTCTTGGTGTCTCAAGGTGGGCGTTCCTCTAAATGGGCTGGTGGTCTGGGCACTTGGAATGCGGCATAATCGTCACCTGGTGCGCAGAGGCAGCAGTGAGGAGACACGTGCTGCCAGCAGTTTCCGTATTTATGTCCTCAACCTGGCCCTGGCTGACCTGGTGCTGCTCCTGCGTATTCCCCTCATGTTGGGCTACATCGCCTACGGCTACAGCTGGCCGTTTGGTCACGTCTTCTGCCAACTGGTTGTGTTCCTGCGAGGCCTGGGGTTATACACCTCTGCTTTCCTCCTCTGTGCTGTGGCCCTGGAGCGATGCCTGTGTCTGCTGAGGCCTTTGTGGGCTCGACTGCGACGCCCCTCCTGGGCTGTTCCTCTGGCCTGTGGCATCTTATGGCTGATTGCCACCATCTTCTCTGCCCCCTACCTTTACACTGCCAGCCTGATGGAACATAACGGGACATACCAGTGCCTAGAGAGTGGGAAGTTTGACATGGCACTATTTGTCACAGAAACAATAGCAGGTTTCATATTGCCCTTGCTGGTGTTCTTAGGAAGTAACCTGGCCGTTTTGCTCACCATTCAGCAAGCAGTACTACCCTCATCACCTTCCTCCTTCACCCCTTCCACTGCTCGCAGGATGACCAGGATGTACCACGTGCTGTTTTTTACCATGCTTCTCTTCCTCACCTGTTGGGTGCCATATTTTTTTTGTCGGTTCCTGCTGGCCTTGGCTGAGGAGCGAGCTGAATGGGCCACGCTGAATAAAAGAGCAAGTCATGGCAAATATATATCTCTGTATCTGGTGTACATTAAATGTGCTCTTAACCCGGTGCTGTATGTGTTTGCTGCCCGAGGCTTAGGCCGTGCAATCAAAGCTTCACTTGTCTCCACTATTGAAAGACTTTTCAATGACGACTCCATAGAGTCTATACGGAGGAAGTCCCTTAAGAATTCAGTAAAAAACTCACAGATGTAATAGAGGtcaacaatgtttttaaatttggagtCATTTTGTGCTTTAGACCAATGTTTTCCAAATAGGTCTATATGCCACAGCAAATGGGGAAATAGGTGACTATTATTAATAATAGATTTCCCATTTGTAGAGATGTAATGTTGATAGATTTGACATAACTTAGAGTGATCTCAAATGGAGGATCCATGGCTTGAAACAGTTTGATACTTGAAATTTGTCTGTTGTAGCATGTTGAAGGCAGGGTCataattggaaaaaaatgaattcatgAATCATCTTGTCTAGTTCATGGGCAGCCAGGGAACACCTCCATGGTAAACAAGCCAACAGTGAACACAGAATTATTTCAGTGCTAGTTTCCTGGCCCCCAGGGTAACGTTTGTCACATAGCTGCACGTATTATCTAGGTATGGTCCAAGGAACGGAAAAGAGTTCTTGGTATCTTATCTGTATTAACAGTGATTCAGATCAGTCAATCTGCTGAACTCATGCTCAAGATGTCCAAAACAAAAGGAGGTCCTCATCTATGTATCTGGTACTAGTTGTCCATGTTAAACCaatgaatgtacagtatctaAGCCTTTAGGAATGAAGCATAACATGCTGAGGGGGAAGTAAATATGTTGCACCTTCATTATCTCATTGTGAATGTACCACATCGATGTCTCACTAGACTGCACGGATagctttatcacttttttgtgtttataaaTGCACAACCTTTCTGTCATTGTTGAAGAAAGGAGCTAAATAAATGGTAGCACTTTTCgcttattttctttctacttcaaaacacaaataaacaaaagtcaATTTCTAAGAAtgttttaatgtctgtttaattaCATCTTTTCATTCACAGTTTATACTTCTATGTCTACAGTATGCATGCATGTCTTCAAGGACCAACAGATTAATTTTAGGGattgttttaaatacatttaatcttTATTGGCAAGTATAGTATTTCTTTAATTTAGTTTGTGTTCTGGTATTTAGGGTCAGATTACGACAGAGAAGTCCGATATCTGAactttataacaaaaaaaacaacaacaacaacaacaaatgccTCCACACTATGCAACAGTCAATTTAATTATACTTTTCATATGAAACAGAATACTGTAAAGTACTGAGGGCAGAACACTGTTGAAAAGGCACCGTGATGGACGAATGGTTAGGGTGTATATAGTCCATATCGACAACGGTTCATTTACAAAACGGCCTGAAGTtagccggatgtccctcacttcccgctttctttgtgtttacttAAAACTCAAGCTGCATCGAAACAACCTTCAACCATTAATCGGAACCAGAGCACTGTTACATGCTAAAAATGGCCGattttgagaagaaaaaaagggattgTGCATTAAGGAAGCCCTGCTTGGTTATTTCCGGGAATGATTGTAACGATTTACAAATAAATATGTTTAGTAAATTTACTCTCTAATTGGGACCAATTGGCTGAGatttattattgtaattttattattgtaattttattattgtaatttgCTCTATTGCACACGGCAATagagcaaattacgtttaaccatgtatccagctaattgaaaaagctcacgttactgtattatgtgaaca of Etheostoma spectabile isolate EspeVRDwgs_2016 chromosome 1, UIUC_Espe_1.0, whole genome shotgun sequence contains these proteins:
- the LOC116697386 gene encoding C5a anaphylatoxin chemotactic receptor 1; protein product: MNRTQIPVRLTSPNTTSSWQDDAGRGVQMAATLLIFLVGVPLNGLVVWALGMRHNRHLVRRGSSEETRAASSFRIYVLNLALADLVLLLRIPLMLGYIAYGYSWPFGHVFCQLVVFLRGLGLYTSAFLLCAVALERCLCLLRPLWARLRRPSWAVPLACGILWLIATIFSAPYLYTASLMEHNGTYQCLESGKFDMALFVTETIAGFILPLLVFLGSNLAVLLTIQQAVLPSSPSSFTPSTARRMTRMYHVLFFTMLLFLTCWVPYFFCRFLLALAEERAEWATLNKRASHGKYISLYLVYIKCALNPVLYVFAARGLGRAIKASLVSTIERLFNDDSIESIRRKSLKNSVKNSQM